A genome region from Plasmodium vivax chromosome 11, whole genome shotgun sequence includes the following:
- a CDS encoding translation initiation factor IF-2, putative (encoded by transcript PVX_113515A), with amino-acid sequence MSKNKKGKKKDDLDAILAEFGIDEKREDEVKEQKEEAGQAGGGGVSGVVSGVAPAGAEENEAAKMSKSKKKKEKLKQKKEQMKGKENEEEGEGGEAKKGPGEQPPGAAADEAVDAVDANDANEDAKKNKKKKKKEKEKANEKKGTSGMSEMAKAAAERLRLLKEYEEKKREEERRKQEEEEERIRKEEEEKEKKRLAKLEKKMQLKKEGKLLSAKAKEEKKKKELYLKTLKESGVLVEPKEKTKAEIISIDLNKTKAFLKKKKNKTNANANVGAGANLNNNAEGGGGTTPQGGKLDESLGQDGAEKKVDPKEIVLDDWEDFLNVDEEGKKEKQPSEQKSGEKADRERNKSKEGKAAEGKAAEGKAAEGKAAEGKAADGKKSPKGEAPSAKKGKKKTDAGKSSGGEKNSHAQGESDGESEYRSAIVCILGHVDTGKTKLLDKLRHTNVQDNEAGGITQQIGATFFPKDILDKQIKKVDESIKCMSKGIMIIDTPGHESFYNLRKRGSSLCDIAILVIDLMHGLEQQTKESIQILKQRNCPFVIALNKIDRLYMWSKSDWSPFNYTFQNQKENTQEEFQDRLKNILNELAEQGLNCHLYWENPNPRKYVSIVPTSAITGEGIADLIMILVKLTQNFMLKNIEYHEKLECTVLEVKNIEGLGTTIDVILTNGVLKESDTIVLCGINGPIVTVIRALLTPQPLKELRIKNEYVHHKSIKACIGVKISANGLEEVLCGTSLFVANNTNEIEDYKKKAMTDVSDVFNHVDKTGVGLYVMASTLGSLEALLIFLKDSKIPVFAVNIGTVQKKDVKKASVMREKGKPEYSVILAFDVKIDPEAEKEAQILGVEIMQKDIIYHLFDAFTSYIKKIEEEKKQSKLTDAIFPCELSIVNDCVFNKKDPIVIGVKVDCGILKIGTPLYIPEKSLKIGNVVSILLNKKTCEKAKKGDEVSIKICGEPHITFGRHFDFNQKIYSKITRESIDVLKEYFRSELTMEDWRLVVQLKKIFNII; translated from the coding sequence atgagcaaaaataaaaaggggaagaagaaggacgaCTTGGATGCGATCCTCGCCGAATTCGGCATCGACGAGAAGCGGGAGGATGAAGtgaaggagcagaaggaaGAGGCGGGACAAGCGGGTGGCGGAGGAGTCAGCGGCGTGGTCAGCGGAGTGGCCCCTGCCGGGGCGGAGGAAAACGAGGCGGCCAAAATGTCCAAgtcgaaaaagaaaaaggaaaagctgaagcagaagaaggagcaaaTGAAGGGCAAGGAgaatgaggaggagggagaggGCGGGGAGGCGAAGAAGGGACCGGGCGAGCAGCCCCCCGGTGCCGCCGCGGATGAAGCGGTCGACGCGGTGGACGCGAATGACGCGAATGAGGACGccaaaaagaacaaaaagaagaagaagaaggaaaaggagaaggccaaCGAAAAGAAAGGCACCTCGGGGATGTCCGAAATGGCCAAGGCAGCCGCGGAGAGACTCAGGCTGCTAAAAGAAtacgaggaaaaaaaaagagaagaagaaaggaggaagcaagaagaggaagaagaaagaattagaaaggaggaggaagagaaggaaaaaaaacgactagccaaattggaaaaaaaaatgcagctaaaaaaggagggcaAACTGCTAAGCGCAAAGgcgaaagaagaaaaaaaaaaaaaagaattgtatTTGAAAACGCTGAAGGAGTCCGGGGTGCTGGTCGAGCCGAAGGAAAAGACCAAAGCGGAGATCATCAGCATCGATTTGAACAAAACGAAGGCCttcctgaagaagaagaagaacaaaacgaATGCTAATGCGAACGTGGGCGCGGGTGCCAACTTGAATAACaacgcggagggggggggaggcacaaccccccaggggggcaAGCTGGACGAGTCGCTGGGCCAGGACGGCGCGGAAAAGAAAGTGGACCCCAAGGAAATTGTCCTGGACGACTGGGAAGACTTCCTCAACGTGGATGAGGagggcaaaaaggaaaaacagccCAGTGAGCAGAAGAGTGGCGAGAAGGCCGACAGGGAAAGGAACAAATCGAAGGAGGGGAAAGCGGCGGAGGGGAAAGCGGCGGAGGGGAAAGCGGCggaggggaaagcggcagagGGGAAAGCGGCGGACGGGAAGAAATCCCCCAAGGGGGAGGCGCCTAGCgccaagaaggggaaaaaaaaaacggatgCGGGCAAAAGCAGCGGCGgcgaaaaaaacagccacGCGCAGGGTGAGTCAGACGGCGAGAGCGAGTACCGGTCAGCCATCGTGTGCATATTGGGGCATGTGGACACGGGGAAAACGAAGCTGCTGGACAAGCTGCGACATACCAATGTGCAGGATAACGAGGCGGGAGGAATTACGCAGCAAATCGGAGCGACCTTCTTCCCAAAGGATATCCTCGacaagcaaataaaaaaagtggacgAAAGCATCAAGTGCATGTCGAAGGGAATTATGATTATAGACACTCCGGGGCATGAATCCTTCTACAATCTGAGGAAGAGAGGCTCCTCCCTGTGCGATATAGCCATTTTGGTGATTGACCTGATGCACGGCCTCGAGCAGCAGACGAAGGAGTCCATCCAAATTCTAAAGCAGAGGAACTGCCCCTTCGTTATTGCgctgaacaaaattgataGGCTCTACATGTGGAGCAAAAGTGACTGGTCCCCATTCAACTACACATTTCAAaatcaaaaggaaaacacacaGGAGGAGTTCCAGGATAGACTGAAGAATATCCTTAACGAGCTAGCCGAGCAAGGGTTGAACTGTCACCTCTATTGGGAAAACCCCAACCCGAGGAAATACGTTTCCATTGTACCCACTAGTGCAATAACGGGGGAGGGTATTGCGGACCTCATCATGATTTTAGTAAAATTGACCCAAAATTTTAtgcttaaaaatattgaatacCACGAGAAATTAGAGTGCACCGTTTTGGAAGTAAAAAACATTGAAGGGTTAGGCACCACCATCGATGTTATTCTAACCAATGGGGTGCTCAAAGAGTCCGACACGATTGTCCTATGTGGTATCAACGGACCGATCGTGACTGTCATTAGGGCCCTCCTAACTCCGCAACCTCTAAAAGAgttaagaataaaaaatgagtatGTGCATCACAAATCTATTAAGGCATGCATTGGTGTAAAAATCTCTGCCAATGGATTGGAAGAGGTCCTCTGTGGTACTTCCCTATTCGTTGCCAATAATACAAACGAAATTGAAGACtacaaaaagaaagcaaTGACCGACGTTTCGGATGTGTTCAATCACGTAGATAAGACAGGGGTAGGTCTCTACGTCATGGCTAGCACTCTTGGCTCGTTAGAAGCactactcatttttttaaaagattctAAGATCCCCGTTTTTGCTGTGAACATCGGGACGGTGCAAAAGAAAGACGTCAAGAAAGCCAGCGTCAtgagggaaaaggggaaacccGAATACTCAGTCATCCTAGCCTTTGATGTAAAAATCGATCCGgaggcagaaaaggaagcgcAAATTTTAGGAGTGGAAATCATGCAGAAGGATATCATTTACCACCTATTTGATGCCTTCACcagttatattaaaaaaattgaagaggagaaaaaacagagCAAATTGACTGATGCAATTTTCCCATGCGAACTCTCCATTGTGAACGACTGCGTGTTTAATAAGAAGGATCCCATCGTCATTGGGGTTAAGGTAGATTGtggtattttaaaaattgggaCCCCACTGTACATCCCAGAGAAGAGCCTAAAAATAGGCAACGTGGTTAGCATCCTCCTGAACAAGAAAACCTGTgaaaaagccaaaaagggggacgaAGTTTCCATTAAGATTTGCGGAGAACCCCACATCACCTTCGGAAGGCACTTCGACTTTAACCAAAAGATTTACAGCAAAATTACCAGAGAGAGCATCGACGTGTTGAAGGAGTACTTCAGGAGCGAACTCACCATGGAGGACTGGCGGCTCGTCGTGCAGCTCAAGAAGATCTTCAACATCATCTGA
- a CDS encoding glutaredoxin-like protein, putative (encoded by transcript PVX_113510A): MNFIKAEEKDKCAEEQGVKLFYLKSCKEKEYELHMDVCQAIVEDCPLLEVYVVSRGDGSSESGAFELYDNGQLIKKFTNCNVSTVTSFIRKYAQKGGSSPMEATQSGELNSTGKTDTVKKIEHLIGSNKIILFMKGSKTFPQCKFSNAVVFMLNSCKVKYTTYDILQDEDVRSELKIYSNWPTYPQLYINAELIGGHDIIKSMYDSGELRDVVPQDCFEG; the protein is encoded by the coding sequence ATGAACTTCATTAAGGCAGAAGAAAAGGACAAGTGCGCGGAGGAACAGGGGGTAAAGCTATTCTACCTCAAGTCCTGCAAGGAAAAAGAATACGAGCTGCACATGGATGTTTGTCAAGCCATTGTAGAAGATTGCCCTTTGCTGGAAGTGTATGTGGTTAGTCGAGGGGACGGAAGCAGTGAAAGCGGAGCATTTGAACTGTATGATAATGGCCagcttataaaaaaatttaccaattGCAATGTCTCCACGGTTACGTCTTTCATTAGGAAGTATGCCCAGAAGGGGGGCTCCTCTCCGATGGAGGCTACCCAAAGTGGTGAACTTAACTCCACAGGCAAAACAGATACGGTGAAAAAGATTGAGCACTTGATAGGGAGCAACAAAATCATTCTCTTCATGAAGGGAAGCAAGACCTTCCCCCAGTGTAAATTTAGCAACGCCGTTGTGTTTATGCTAAACAGCTGCAAGGTAAAGTACACCACATATGACATTTTACAGGACGAGGACGTTCGTAGCGAGCTGAAGATTTATTCTAATTGGCCCACCTACCCGCAGCTCTACATCAACGCGGAGCTGATTGGCGGCCACGACATTATCAAGAGCATGTACGATAGCGGCGAGCTGCGCGACGTGGTGCCGCAGGACTGCTTCGAGGGCTGA
- a CDS encoding coatomer alpha subunit, putative (encoded by transcript PVX_113505A), with protein MLVKCETKSQRVKSISFHPKINLILAGLHNGIIQLWDYRIGILIDKFEEHEGPVRGIDFHAVQPLFVSGADDYLIKVWNMHLKKCVFNLVGHLDYIRKVQFHLTYPWILSASDDQTIRIWNWQSRVCIAILTGHNHYVMCAEFHPTQDLIISSSLDKTLRVWDIKLLREKNVILRSDNVMSDLPYGLPKGVYGPDVLAPGGDNLMGMYSFVSHSQQFQQLQQQQQQQNSNNMFGASDAICKFVLEGHEKGVNCCTFHHRLPIIASGSDDKLVKLWRYNENKCWELDTLRGHFNNVSSLVFHQTNDDLLLTNSEDRTIRIWDITKRACIHTFRRENDRFWILAFKPNSNLIASGHDSGMVIFKFEKEKCPFDKWGNLLLYVKEKRIYSYDVRSNRHSCLCPVRKNGNAMVSGHHKLVYNQFCTTHVMVLFMYKEEEHFSFDLIVCDGVSGGVGSGGVGGVGVGGGGRAVGGSLSRGGVLGMTSSATPPTSAAPPFAASASALHFFKPWAKGASANSASVSPQKSIQAARSAEEFNQESVKYLIKNKHCCSVSFYTRNKYLLVEKRSGNYLLSIQNIPEDTTSKRVEVPFKVEGVYPLNNNKVVILSESKIYLYDLSVKKIINEMNHTDTIISVEILKDHYIAFVFKYNVVLTTIDLVHLCTVHEYIRVKSGVWDEGNKSVFIYNTLSHLKFILVNGEKGLIKCLEDPVYLFKVHNKRLFFITRKQEVLSEPLNDTEYLFKLALANNDERSAYHYLDIQQKGSTFAGGSPDGGRKRLYFSYNLIGYIKKKGFANLAVQMVNNNHTLFNLSIQLGHLHNALQAAKKINKKHMWNLLSVHALLLGNYDVAEYALLRMKAYDKLSFLYLFSGNIKKLKKMQSIAIIREDLISIFLNSLYLGDMQQRINVFIQQNQVNLALACSQLYNIPINLSEKHFDFDIDECTYCPEQSFYLSPPVPIVRVDPSFPQNRSASVERSPDEKHISEGAQGAPPLKDSQLKGGRPAAWNRSYNWPVVNLEKTFQPSVDPSGCAPQGPKKKAAPKPDQRSNASSASDVWKDEVNDEDIINIDLDLEDHQQLLSKSTATPVKSAKIERRENLYEVMAKKYGRIMDHIRTGNITNALNLISKKFGIVDMKPLKIILKNVYISTYAYLTPIPNFAPLKIGINRNEEAANANVYINQHFLFNQIKKAHKLVTLGKFSTALSLFRSTLYHMIFITPSDKDTEMNEYLHVCTSYILAMRLEEERNATAAEDPRRSLELMAYFTCCPMQNSHLYLVLRRGMGLAWKAQNYVTAGSFAKRLINGNYESIKGSEEEIVKAKKILLMCEQKSTEQHSIDYDPNDYHNMKVCSVSLTRIKPNEETVSCPFCQSVSKREYTSKMCPNCLIAQLGKKALGFDFLNKSA; from the exons ATGCTGGTAAAATGCGAGACGAAGAGCCAGAGAGTGAAGAGCATCTCGTTCCACCCGAAGATCAACCTCATCCTGGCGGGGCTGCACAATGGAATCATTCAGCTATGGGACTACCGCATCGGGATCCTAATCGACAAGTTTGAAGAGCACGAGGGGCCAGTGAGGGGCATAGACTTCCACGCAGTGCAGCCCCTCTTCGTCAGTGGAGCAGACGACTACCTAATTAAGGTGTGGAACATGCATTTGAAGAAATGCGTGTTTAACTTGGTAGGCCATCTAGACTACATCCGGAAGGTGCAGTTTCACCTGACCTACCCGTGGATTCTATCCGCCTCAGATGATCAGACGATTAGGATATGGAATTGGCAAAGCAGAGTGTGTATCGCCATCCTGACGGGGCATAACCACTACGTGATGTGTGCGGAGTTCCACCCCACGCAGGACCTAATCATCTCCAGTAGTTTAGATAAGACCCTCCGCGTGTGGGACATAAAGCTGCTGCGGGAAAAGAACGTCATACTGAGGAGCGACAATGTGATGAGCGATTTGCCCTACGGATTGCCGAAGGGCGTTTACGGCCCGGATGTGCTGGCCCCCGGTGGAGACAACCTCATGGGCATGTACTCCTTCGTGTCGCACAGTCAGCAGTTCCAGCAGCttcagcagcagcagcagcagcagaacAGCAATAACATGTTCGGCGCGTCGGACGCCATCTGCAAGTTCGTGCTGGAGGGCCACGAGAAGGGAGTGAACTGCTGCACGTTCCACCACCGCCTGCCCATCATTGCCTCCGGGTCCGATGACAAGCTGGTGAAACTCTGGAGGTACAATGAAAACAAGTGCTGGGAGCTGGACACCCTGAGGGGCCACTTCAACAACGTCTCCAGTCTGGTTTTCCACCAAACGAATGATGATCTGTTGCTGACCAATAGTGAAGACAGAACCATCCGCATATGGGACATTACTAAGCGGGCCTGCATTCATACCTTTAGGAGAGAAAATGATCGCTTCTGGATTTTGGCCTTCAAACCGAACTCCAATTTAATTGCCTCCGGTCATGACTCAGGGATGGttatcttcaaatttgaaaaggagaaatgcCCCTTCGACAAATGGGGGAATCTCCTCCTATATGTGAAGGAGAAACGGATTTATTCCTACGATGTTAGGAGCAACAGACACTCCTGCTTGTGCCCCGTGAGGAAGAATGGCAACGCGATGGTGTCGGGCCACCACAAGTTGGTGTACAATCAGTTCTGCACCACCCACGTGATGGTTCTTTTTATGTacaaggaggaggagcactTCTCCTTCGACCTGATCGTTTGCGATGGGGTTAGCGGTGGAGTCGGTAGCGGCGGAGTCGGCGGCGTCGGCGTCGGCGGTGGCGGTCGCGCGGTGGGCGGATCACTCTCCAGGGGAGGCGTTCTAGGGATGACCTCCTCAGCGACCCCCCCTACCTCTGCCGCGCCCCCGTTCGCGGCCTCCGCCTCCGCACTGCACTTCTTCAAACCGTGGGCGAAGGGCGCCAGCGCGAACAGCGCCAGTGTGTCTCCCCAGAAGAGCATACAAGCAGCTCGAAGCGCAGAAGAGTTCAACCAGGAAAGTGTAAAGTACctaattaaaaacaaacacTGTTGTTCTGTTTCGTTTTACACGAGAAATAAGTACCTCCTTGTGGAGAAGAGAAGCGGGAACTACCTCCTGAGCATTCAAAACATACCAGAGGATACCACCTCCAAACGAGTGGAGGTCCCCTTCAAAGTGGAAGGAGTGTACCCCCTGAACAACAACAAAGTGGTGATCCTTTCGGAGAGCAAAATATACCTGTACGAtttaagtgtaaaaaaaattataaacgaAATGAACCACACGGATACCATCATCTCGGTGGAGATACTGAAGGACCACTACATCGCCtttgtatttaaatataatgtcGTTCTGACCACCATCGATTTGGTTCACCTGTGTACAGTGCATGAATACATCCGAGTGAAAAGTGGAGTGTGGGACGAGGGGAACAAAAGCGTCTTCATCTACAACACGCTGAGTCACTTGAAGTTTATTTTGGTAAATGGAGAGAAGGGGCTCATCAAATGTTTGGAGGACCCCGTGTACCTGTTCAAAGTGCACAACAAGAGACTGTTCTTTATTACGAGGAAGCAGGAGGTGCTCAGCGAGCCCCTCAACGACACGGAGTATCTGTTTAAGCTCGCCCTCGCGAACAACGACGAGCGGAGCGCCTACCATTACTTGGACATCCAGCAGAAGGGCAGCACCTTCGCGGGTGGTTCCCCTgatggggggaggaaaaggctCTACTTCAGCTACAACCTGATCGGGTACATCAAGAAAAAGGGGTTCGCCAATTTGGCGGTGCAGATGGTGAACAATAACCACACGCTGTTTAACCTCTCCATTCAGCTGGGCCACCTGCATAATGCCCTCCAGGCAGCCAAGAAGATTAACAAGAAACACATGTGGAATCTCCTAAGCGTGCATGCGCTGCTGCTGGGCAATTACGACGTGGCAGAATATGCCCTGCTGAGGATGAAGGCCTATGACAAGCTGTCCTTTCTGTACCTGTTCAGTGGGAACATAaagaaacttaaaaaaatgcaaagcaTTGCCATCATAAGGGAAGACCTAATCTCCATTTTTCTAAACTCCCTATATTTGGGAGACATGCAACAGAGGATAAACGTGTTCATTCAGCAGAACCAGGTGAACTTGGCTTTGGCCTGCTCCCAGCTCTATAACATCCCCATCAACCTGTCCGAAAAGCACTTCGATTTTGACATCGATGAGTGCACCTACTGCCCGGAGCAGTCCTTTtacctctccccccccgtgccGATTGTGCGAGTTGACCCGAGCTTCCCCCAGAACAGGAGCGCATCGGTGGAGCGGTCTCCAGATGAGAAGCACATAAGCGAAGGGGCACAGGGCGCGCCCCCCCTGAAGGATAGCCAGttgaaagggggaaggccCGCCGCGTGGAACAGGTCGTACAACTGGCCCGTCGTGAACCTCGAGAAGACGTTCCAGCCCAGCGTCGACCCGAGCGGCTGCGCGCCCCAGGGGCCCAAGAAGAAGGCCGCGCCCAAGCCGG accAAAGGAGCAACGCGTCGTCCGCGTCCGACGTGTGGAAGGACGAAGTCAACGATGAGGACATCATCAACATCGACTTGGACCTGGAGGACCACCAACAGCTGCTGAGCAAAAGCACAGCCACGCCTGTTAAGAGTGCCAAAATTGAGCGGAGAGAAAACCTATACGAAGTGATGGCCAAAAAATACGGCCGAATTATGGACCACATAAGGACGGGGAACATAACAAACGCTCTGAatttaatttcaaaaaaatttggcaTCGTAGATATGAAgccattaaaaataattttaaaaaatgtatacatttcTACGTATGCTTATTTGACCCCCATTCCGAATTTCGCTCCGTTGAAAATTGGCATTAACAGAAATGAGGAGGCGGCAAATGCGAACGTTTATATCAATCAGCACTTCCTTTTCAACCAAATTAAGAAGGCACACAAGCTAGTCACCTTGGGGAAGTTCTCCACTGCGTTGAGTCTCTTCAGGAGCACTCTGTACCACATGATTTTTATAACCCCATCGGATAAGGACACCGAAATGAATGAGTACCTTCATGTTTGCACCAGCTACATCTTGGCCATGAGATtggaggaggagaggaacGCCACGGCTGCGGAGGACCCCAGGAGGAGCTTAGAGCTGATGGCCTATTTCACCTGCTGCCCGATGCAGAACTCCCACCTGTACCTAGTCCTCAGGAGGGGCATGGGCCTCGCCTGGAAGGCGCAGAACTACGTCACGGCTGGATCG TTCGCCAAACGGCTGATAAACGGGAACTACGAAAGCATCAAGGGCTCCGAGGAAGAAATCGTCAAGGCCAAGAAAATCCTGCTCATGTGCGAGCAGAAAAGCACCGAGCAGCACAGCATTGACTACGACCCGAACGACTACC ACAACATGAAAGTGTGCAGCGTCAGCTTAACGAGGATCAAGCCGAACGAAGAAACGGTCAgctgccccttttgccaATCCGTGTCCAAGCGGGAGTACACCTCCAAGATGTGCCCCAACTGTCTGATCGCCCAGCTGGGCAAAAAG gCCCTCGGATTTGACTTCCTAAACAAGAGCGCCTGA